The region ATTTACACGTAGTTGACCTTGACGGTGCTTTTAGCGGAATGCCTACAAATTTTAATCTCATTAAGGATATTTGTAGTCAGCTCAGCATTCCGGTGCAGCTTGGCGGTGGAATCCGCGATATTGAAACAGCGATCAAATATTTTGAAGCGGGAGTACGACGTCTCATCATCGGCACTATGGCCCTTGAAGATGAGGAAACTTTTGCTAAGCTCTGTGCGCAGTTTCCCGGACAGGTAGGTGTTTCACTTGATGCGGTTAACGGTCAATTGAAGTCCCGCGGATGGGTGGAGGATGCAGGAATCTCTGTGTTCGATATCTTGCCGCGAGTAGAAGCTGCCGGTGCCGCCTTCATCATCTATACCGACATCAGCCGCGACGGAATGCAGACCGGTGTAAACGTAATGGCCCTTTCTGAG is a window of Maridesulfovibrio sp. DNA encoding:
- the hisA gene encoding 1-(5-phosphoribosyl)-5-[(5-phosphoribosylamino)methylideneamino]imidazole-4-carboxamide isomerase, with the protein product MIVFPAVDIKDGVCVRLSQGQADAVTVFSSDPVAQAKYWENQGARYLHVVDLDGAFSGMPTNFNLIKDICSQLSIPVQLGGGIRDIETAIKYFEAGVRRLIIGTMALEDEETFAKLCAQFPGQVGVSLDAVNGQLKSRGWVEDAGISVFDILPRVEAAGAAFIIYTDISRDGMQTGVNVMALSELCSKTKLPVIAAGGVATLEDVINLHPLVSKGLEGAVSGQAIYTGTLNFAEAIEWIENN